A stretch of Lysinibacillus agricola DNA encodes these proteins:
- a CDS encoding peptide MFS transporter, whose protein sequence is MSTKDEIVKSVPQKCFVGHPKGLFTLFFTEFWERFSYYGMRAILIFFMYYELNEGGLGLDRGTANSIMAIYGSLVYMSGIIGGWIADRLLGTRRTIFYGGVLIMIGHLLLALPGGVSMLFTSMAFIVIGTGLLKPNVSSIVGDIYAETDSRRDSGFSIFYMGINMGAFIAPFIVGTIGQDYSFHLGFGLAGVGMLIGLIVYKLTEKKYLGIAGLQVNNPLKPEERKKVFTQFGVAALILVIVGAIGIKTGVLTMNMFSLIITALGIIIPTVFFIYMYRSEKTTKDEKSRLLAYIPLFLSAVMFWAIQEQGATILATYADSRTQLSIGSFQLKSSWFQSLNPLFVITMAPLFAMLWLKWGDKQPTTPRKFAYALFFAGLSFLVMMLPAYLSDGEALVSPWWLVLSFFLVVVGELLLSPVGLSATTKLAPKAFAAQTMSLWFLTSAAAQAINAQLVKVYEVVSEFTYFGFLGSLSIVLGIIILVLSPIISKAMRGIN, encoded by the coding sequence ATGTCTACTAAAGATGAAATTGTAAAATCCGTCCCTCAAAAATGTTTTGTCGGACACCCAAAAGGGCTCTTTACATTATTTTTCACAGAATTTTGGGAACGTTTCTCATACTACGGTATGCGAGCAATTCTGATTTTCTTTATGTATTATGAATTGAATGAAGGCGGTCTAGGTCTAGATCGTGGGACAGCGAACTCCATTATGGCCATCTACGGCTCACTCGTTTATATGTCGGGGATAATTGGTGGCTGGATTGCCGATCGACTGTTAGGCACACGTAGAACTATTTTTTATGGTGGCGTGTTAATAATGATTGGTCATTTACTGCTAGCATTACCTGGTGGTGTGAGCATGTTATTTACTTCAATGGCCTTTATTGTCATCGGGACTGGCTTACTAAAACCGAACGTTTCAAGCATTGTCGGAGATATTTATGCTGAAACTGATAGTCGTCGTGATTCAGGTTTTTCAATTTTCTATATGGGTATTAATATGGGGGCATTCATTGCGCCATTTATTGTCGGAACAATTGGACAAGATTATAGCTTCCACCTTGGCTTCGGTTTAGCAGGAGTAGGAATGTTAATTGGTCTAATTGTTTATAAATTAACAGAGAAAAAATATTTAGGTATAGCAGGTTTACAAGTAAACAATCCATTAAAGCCTGAAGAGCGGAAAAAAGTCTTTACACAATTTGGAGTAGCAGCCTTAATTTTAGTCATAGTAGGTGCTATCGGCATTAAAACCGGTGTATTGACAATGAATATGTTTAGCTTAATCATTACAGCTTTAGGGATTATTATTCCAACAGTGTTCTTTATTTACATGTATCGCAGTGAAAAAACAACAAAAGATGAGAAGTCTCGTCTACTTGCATATATTCCATTGTTTTTATCAGCAGTTATGTTTTGGGCAATCCAAGAGCAAGGTGCTACTATCTTAGCTACGTATGCTGATTCACGTACACAGTTGAGTATTGGTAGCTTCCAACTTAAATCTTCATGGTTCCAATCATTAAACCCATTATTTGTCATTACTATGGCGCCATTATTTGCAATGTTATGGTTAAAATGGGGAGATAAGCAACCAACTACACCACGTAAATTTGCTTATGCATTATTCTTTGCAGGATTATCATTCTTAGTTATGATGCTACCAGCATATTTATCAGATGGAGAAGCTTTAGTAAGTCCATGGTGGTTAGTATTATCATTCTTTTTAGTTGTGGTTGGGGAGTTATTATTATCGCCAGTCGGTCTGTCAGCTACAACGAAATTGGCGCCAAAGGCTTTTGCTGCACAAACGATGTCACTTTGGTTTTTAACAAGTGCAGCAGCGCAAGCAATCAACGCACAACTCGTAAAGGTTTATGAAGTTGTAAGTGAATTCACATACTTCGGCTTCTTAGGCTCATTATCAATTGTTTTAGGGATTATAATATTAGTACTTTCGCCAATCATTTCAAAAGCTATGCGAGGTATTAACTAA
- the hflX gene encoding GTPase HflX — MDRIKEVDVLLEKAILVGVNLRNGEHFDYSMEELENLAEALNVEVVGIVTQNLERITPSHYVGTGKIEEIKNFYDEAQANLVIFNDELSPSQIRNLERDLETKVIDRTMLILDIFGRRAKTREAQMQVELAQLQYMLPRLVGLHASLSRQGGGTGGGFKNRGAGETKLELDRRKIEDQIAKIKKELEVVKEQRETQRKQRRKNAIPVVSIVGYTNAGKSTIMNQLLTKIGQEDHKQVFEKDMLFATLETSVRQIELPDKKTFLLTDTVGFVSKLPHHLVKAFRSTLEEARDADLLLHVVDVSNSEHGFMMEVTNETLKAVGVEGIPTIYVYNKADIASVPYPVISGDNIWISAKEGTGLEELLQMIRQHIFSDYVTCKMLIPYEQGNIVSYLNEHAAVYETVYEENGTLLTLEIKEADYTKFQKYVIK; from the coding sequence ATGGATAGAATTAAGGAAGTAGATGTATTGTTGGAAAAAGCTATTCTAGTTGGCGTAAATTTACGAAATGGTGAGCATTTTGATTATTCAATGGAGGAGCTTGAAAATTTAGCAGAAGCTTTAAATGTAGAAGTAGTCGGCATTGTCACGCAAAATTTAGAGCGCATTACGCCATCGCATTATGTTGGTACTGGTAAAATAGAAGAGATAAAAAATTTTTATGATGAAGCACAAGCAAATTTAGTGATTTTTAATGATGAATTATCACCTTCACAAATCCGTAATTTAGAGCGTGATTTAGAGACGAAGGTCATTGATAGAACGATGTTGATTTTAGATATTTTTGGGCGTCGTGCCAAAACACGTGAAGCGCAGATGCAAGTTGAATTAGCGCAATTGCAATATATGCTACCTCGTTTAGTTGGCTTGCATGCATCTCTTAGCCGTCAAGGTGGTGGCACTGGTGGAGGATTTAAAAACCGTGGTGCTGGTGAGACAAAGCTAGAGTTAGACCGACGTAAAATTGAGGATCAGATTGCGAAAATAAAGAAAGAGCTAGAGGTTGTAAAGGAACAACGAGAGACACAGCGTAAGCAACGACGCAAAAATGCGATTCCTGTCGTTTCCATTGTTGGCTATACGAATGCTGGTAAGTCAACCATTATGAATCAGCTACTTACGAAGATAGGACAAGAAGATCATAAACAAGTGTTTGAGAAAGATATGCTCTTTGCCACACTTGAAACATCTGTCCGTCAAATAGAATTGCCTGATAAAAAGACATTCTTATTAACAGATACAGTTGGTTTCGTCAGCAAATTACCACATCATTTAGTGAAGGCGTTTCGTTCAACATTGGAAGAGGCTCGAGATGCCGACTTATTACTACATGTTGTAGATGTTTCAAATTCTGAGCATGGCTTTATGATGGAAGTAACGAATGAAACGCTTAAAGCGGTTGGTGTTGAAGGAATTCCAACAATTTATGTGTATAATAAAGCTGATATAGCAAGCGTTCCATACCCTGTTATCAGCGGTGATAATATTTGGATTTCAGCAAAGGAAGGGACTGGATTAGAGGAATTATTGCAAATGATACGTCAGCATATTTTCTCTGATTATGTAACATGTAAAATGCTCATTCCGTATGAACAGGGAAATATCGTATCTTATTTAAATGAACATGCTGCTGTCTATGAAACAGTATATGAAGAAAATGGTACACTGTTAACACTAGAGATAAAAGAAGCGGATTATACAAAATTCCAGAAATATGTAATTAAATAA
- the putP gene encoding sodium/proline symporter PutP — protein MSVNTYQLLAIIIYMVAMLGIGWYAFVKTSNLTDYMLGGRSLGPAVTALSAGAADMSGWLLMGLPGAIYLSGLVEAWIAIGLTIGAYLNWLLVAPRLRVYTQVTNDSITIPSYLDNRLRDNTKLIRIASGIIILIFFTFYVSSGMVAGGKFFDSSFGYDYHTGLLIVSGVVVAYTLFGGFLAVSYTDFLQGLIMFLALITVPLFGLYLTGGLGDTIASIKAVNPEHLNLLPSTVTVGVIISSLAWGLGYFGQPHIIVRFMAISSVKETKQARRIGIGWMVLSLFGAIGTALVGVAYFEQNAGELKDAETVFIVLGQILFHPFIAGIMLAAILAAVMSTISSQLIVTSSALVEDIYKALFNKTADDKHYVFIGRVAVLVVAIVAAILAWNPDSSILGLVSFAWAGFGAAFGPVILLSLYWRKLTNYGALSGMVTGAATAFIWGKMKVLSDALYEIVPGFLVCLIVAVVVSIVTYKPNKDIEDEFNRTEVLLKEERK, from the coding sequence ATGTCTGTAAACACGTATCAATTACTTGCGATTATTATTTATATGGTCGCCATGCTAGGAATCGGTTGGTATGCATTTGTTAAAACATCGAATTTAACGGATTACATGCTTGGAGGGCGTTCGCTAGGCCCTGCTGTCACGGCGCTGAGCGCAGGTGCAGCAGATATGTCTGGCTGGCTCTTAATGGGTTTACCAGGTGCAATTTATCTATCTGGGCTAGTTGAGGCTTGGATTGCCATTGGTTTAACGATTGGCGCTTATTTGAATTGGCTACTTGTGGCACCAAGACTGCGTGTATATACACAAGTTACTAATGACTCAATTACAATTCCAAGTTATTTGGATAATCGTTTACGTGACAACACAAAGCTAATAAGAATCGCGTCGGGTATTATTATTTTAATCTTTTTTACATTTTATGTTTCTTCAGGGATGGTTGCAGGGGGCAAATTTTTTGATAGCTCATTTGGCTATGATTACCATACAGGTTTATTAATTGTATCAGGTGTAGTTGTGGCGTACACATTATTTGGAGGATTTTTAGCGGTTAGTTATACAGACTTTTTACAGGGTCTTATTATGTTTTTAGCACTTATTACTGTACCGTTATTCGGATTGTATTTAACAGGTGGACTTGGAGATACAATAGCATCCATTAAAGCTGTAAATCCTGAACATCTAAACTTATTACCTTCAACTGTAACAGTAGGAGTAATTATTTCATCACTTGCGTGGGGATTAGGTTATTTTGGACAACCACATATTATTGTGCGCTTTATGGCTATTAGCTCAGTAAAAGAAACGAAGCAGGCTCGCCGTATAGGTATTGGATGGATGGTGTTAAGTCTATTCGGTGCGATTGGAACGGCTTTGGTAGGTGTGGCTTATTTTGAGCAAAATGCAGGTGAGTTAAAGGACGCTGAGACAGTATTTATTGTACTTGGCCAAATCTTATTCCATCCATTTATTGCAGGTATAATGCTAGCTGCCATTTTAGCCGCAGTAATGAGTACAATTTCATCGCAATTAATTGTTACTTCGTCAGCGCTTGTAGAAGATATTTACAAAGCATTATTTAATAAAACAGCAGATGATAAGCATTATGTCTTTATTGGCCGTGTCGCTGTTTTAGTTGTAGCTATTGTCGCAGCGATTTTAGCATGGAATCCAGACAGTTCTATTTTAGGTTTAGTGAGTTTTGCTTGGGCTGGCTTCGGTGCAGCTTTCGGTCCAGTAATATTGCTGTCACTATACTGGAGGAAATTAACGAATTACGGAGCTCTCAGTGGGATGGTGACAGGCGCTGCAACTGCCTTCATTTGGGGGAAAATGAAAGTCTTATCTGACGCATTATATGAGATTGTTCCAGGCTTCTTAGTGTGCTTAATCGTTGCGGTTGTTGTCAGCATTGTGACATATAAACCGAATAAAGATATTGAAGATGAATTCAATCGCACTGAAGTATTGCTAAAAGAAGAACGTAAGTAA
- a CDS encoding class I SAM-dependent methyltransferase: MTFEEMRTQLMERILQQQLITATISQPRMKSNEVKRIKLKPLILKDAYHIQIEYQFERILKHDNVLLEDFPARLDTFFNDYRQAHVDFIDEKVQVQLSKKNKVLWKSDKSSAPKQVNLAHNRKKNYLLADDKPYPFLIRLGVQTEEGKIKQQKYDKFKQINRFIEFIDDALAYLPKDRQVRILDFGSGKSYLTFALYHYLKIEKGLDIHVTGLDLKKEVIEECSRIAEDLGYEQLEFLVGDINDYNDESAVDMVVTLHACDVATDMALARAVKWGASVILSVPCCQHELNRQLNTPALDIMLQHGLVRERFAALATDAIRAEILSLVGYEAQLLEFIDMENTPKNILIRAYHTGKKPSSDQRAHYDAFLKLLNAKPFLANELQAYL, translated from the coding sequence ATGACATTTGAAGAAATGAGAACTCAGCTTATGGAGCGAATTTTACAACAGCAACTTATTACGGCCACAATCAGTCAACCACGTATGAAATCAAACGAAGTAAAACGCATCAAATTAAAACCTTTAATACTTAAGGATGCTTACCATATACAAATTGAATACCAATTTGAACGCATTTTAAAACACGACAACGTTTTATTAGAAGATTTCCCCGCAAGGCTAGATACATTTTTTAACGATTACCGTCAAGCGCATGTTGATTTTATAGATGAAAAAGTACAAGTACAACTATCAAAAAAGAACAAAGTACTATGGAAATCTGATAAATCCTCAGCTCCAAAGCAAGTAAATTTAGCACATAATCGCAAGAAAAACTATTTACTTGCAGATGATAAACCATATCCATTTTTAATTCGTCTTGGGGTGCAAACAGAAGAGGGAAAAATAAAACAACAAAAATACGATAAATTTAAACAAATTAACCGTTTCATCGAATTCATTGATGATGCATTAGCTTATTTGCCAAAGGATCGTCAGGTTCGTATTTTAGATTTCGGTTCAGGCAAATCCTATTTAACATTCGCCCTATACCATTATTTAAAAATTGAAAAAGGCTTAGATATTCATGTCACTGGCTTAGATTTAAAGAAGGAAGTCATTGAAGAATGCTCAAGAATTGCAGAGGATTTAGGCTATGAGCAGCTCGAGTTTCTAGTAGGAGATATTAATGATTATAATGATGAGTCTGCTGTGGACATGGTGGTGACGCTTCACGCATGTGATGTTGCCACAGATATGGCATTAGCCCGCGCTGTGAAATGGGGAGCAAGCGTTATTTTAAGTGTCCCTTGTTGCCAGCATGAGCTAAATCGCCAACTTAATACACCAGCACTCGATATCATGCTTCAGCACGGCCTTGTACGTGAACGTTTTGCAGCGCTCGCAACGGATGCAATTCGAGCAGAAATTTTATCACTTGTTGGCTATGAGGCACAATTGCTAGAGTTTATAGATATGGAAAATACACCAAAAAACATCTTAATAAGAGCGTATCATACAGGTAAAAAGCCAAGTTCCGACCAGCGCGCTCACTATGATGCCTTTTTAAAGTTGCTAAATGCCAAGCCGTTTTTAGCGAATGAATTACAAGCTTATTTATAA
- a CDS encoding ABC transporter permease — protein sequence MLFKDQLDFVTQHIKKNKLRVFMTVLAATMGCAFLIVLASVGFGLQDSLRNEILSDEKVTKIQVFGNEQFTDDQIHEIKGLEHVETVLETITVNAHTHSFFEGRDTNSELFVANMQDFEQVNGKLAEGKYPTKPNEIIVGYHFAQTLINDAERNIIDEKNKKAEAEGTHYDGSEEGYKESLIGKEIELSLVPHTDTAEETEKMNYTIVGVMKKPSYDWMVNNAVYMDTEQKPVIATNLAATGDVKEDEMFYSEFNIFADSMENVKPILDKLKDKGYSVYSVTEQLDQMNVFFLVLKIGLIFVGTIAVLIASIGIFNTMTMAVTERTREIGVLKAIGASPKLIQRLFLMESTFIGIVGTLIAVAISYVLSFAANAALPLILEAATGEDAFSRNEITFSLIPWQLVIIASAISIGVAMISGYRPARKATKIDVIQALRQEL from the coding sequence ATGTTATTTAAAGATCAATTAGATTTTGTGACACAGCATATAAAGAAAAATAAATTACGTGTGTTTATGACAGTACTTGCGGCAACAATGGGTTGTGCATTTTTGATTGTCCTCGCATCGGTTGGATTTGGGCTTCAAGATTCCTTACGCAATGAAATATTATCGGATGAAAAAGTTACGAAAATTCAAGTTTTTGGCAATGAACAATTTACAGATGATCAAATACATGAAATAAAAGGTTTAGAGCATGTGGAAACAGTACTCGAAACAATTACTGTCAATGCACACACACATTCATTTTTTGAGGGACGTGATACAAACTCTGAATTATTCGTTGCGAATATGCAGGATTTTGAGCAAGTAAATGGCAAGCTTGCAGAAGGAAAGTACCCAACAAAGCCAAACGAAATCATTGTAGGTTATCATTTTGCTCAAACATTAATAAATGATGCAGAGCGCAATATTATTGACGAAAAAAATAAAAAAGCTGAAGCAGAAGGCACGCATTATGATGGAAGTGAAGAAGGCTATAAGGAATCATTAATTGGCAAAGAAATCGAATTGTCATTGGTACCTCACACTGATACGGCAGAAGAGACAGAGAAAATGAACTATACGATTGTCGGCGTTATGAAAAAGCCTTCTTATGATTGGATGGTCAATAATGCGGTTTATATGGATACAGAGCAAAAGCCAGTGATAGCTACAAATTTAGCAGCAACAGGTGATGTTAAAGAGGATGAAATGTTTTATTCGGAGTTTAATATTTTTGCGGATAGCATGGAAAATGTAAAGCCAATATTAGACAAGCTGAAAGACAAAGGCTATAGCGTTTATTCAGTTACTGAACAATTGGATCAAATGAATGTATTTTTCCTAGTATTAAAAATCGGTTTAATATTTGTAGGAACAATTGCTGTATTAATCGCATCAATTGGCATTTTCAATACAATGACAATGGCAGTTACAGAGCGTACTCGTGAAATCGGTGTTTTAAAGGCAATCGGAGCAAGTCCAAAGCTTATTCAACGATTATTCTTAATGGAAAGCACATTCATCGGTATTGTTGGTACTTTGATAGCCGTAGCAATTTCATATGTTCTTAGCTTTGCGGCAAATGCTGCATTACCTTTAATTCTAGAAGCAGCAACAGGTGAAGACGCTTTTAGTAGAAATGAAATTACGTTTTCTCTTATTCCTTGGCAGCTTGTTATTATTGCATCAGCGATTAGTATTGGTGTAGCGATGATCTCAGGCTATCGTCCAGCACGTAAGGCTACAAAAATTGACGTTATTCAAGCATTACGACAAGAACTATAA
- a CDS encoding ABC transporter ATP-binding protein — MIQVENLQHTFLIGKKGKEKQVPVLKGVNFEVKKGEIVAIVGKSGSGKSTLLQTLAGFMKSEQGSIKVNGKETANLTEAESAAFRLQQFGFIFQNFQLMPGLTAFENIELPLKLQGTKKAVRKEKVKKLMDKVGLTEVSDHYPNELSGGQQQRVSIARALITNPPILLADEPTGSLDSETEQDILLLIQSLNRELGLTFVIITHDEEVATIAHRRFRMYDGELVKEEA; from the coding sequence ATGATTCAAGTCGAGAATTTACAACATACATTTTTAATTGGAAAAAAAGGCAAGGAAAAACAAGTTCCGGTCTTAAAAGGTGTCAACTTTGAGGTGAAGAAAGGAGAGATTGTCGCAATTGTTGGCAAAAGTGGCTCTGGAAAATCAACCTTATTACAAACTTTAGCTGGATTTATGAAATCTGAACAAGGGTCTATTAAGGTAAACGGAAAGGAAACAGCTAATCTCACGGAAGCAGAAAGTGCAGCTTTTCGTTTGCAACAGTTCGGATTTATCTTTCAAAACTTTCAACTAATGCCTGGCTTAACAGCGTTTGAAAATATTGAACTACCATTAAAATTACAGGGTACTAAGAAAGCTGTGCGAAAAGAAAAGGTGAAAAAGTTAATGGACAAGGTTGGTCTAACGGAGGTGTCAGACCATTACCCGAATGAATTATCGGGTGGTCAGCAACAGCGTGTTAGTATTGCAAGGGCCTTGATTACAAATCCACCTATTTTGTTGGCGGATGAGCCGACAGGAAGTCTTGATTCGGAAACAGAGCAAGATATATTGCTGCTCATTCAAAGTTTAAACCGTGAGCTTGGTTTAACATTCGTCATCATTACTCACGACGAGGAAGTAGCAACAATAGCACATCGACGTTTCCGCATGTACGATGGTGAACTTGTAAAGGAGGAAGCATAA
- a CDS encoding DUF47 domain-containing protein produces MLNSKKQDPFFIALHKIAENMREAVHYANDFRINSVADLKEISITMKNYETAGDKLIHELIVMLNKSFMTPIEREDILEFAIRMDDVLDGTEHCIAHFEMFSLTEVDESMRIFLGYISKSADEIVKATEELKKKNLIGMRPHSILIKDYERECDEVQRSSIKQLFLNEKDPIRIIKFKDIYEQLEDIADHCQNVANTMETIIMRNA; encoded by the coding sequence ATGCTTAACTCAAAAAAACAAGACCCTTTCTTTATAGCTTTGCATAAAATTGCTGAGAATATGAGAGAGGCCGTACATTACGCAAATGATTTTCGTATTAACAGCGTAGCTGACCTGAAAGAGATTAGCATTACTATGAAAAATTACGAAACAGCTGGTGATAAGCTCATTCATGAACTAATCGTGATGCTAAACAAATCATTTATGACACCTATCGAACGTGAAGACATTTTAGAATTTGCCATTCGTATGGATGACGTATTAGATGGTACGGAGCATTGTATCGCTCATTTTGAAATGTTTTCCCTAACAGAAGTTGATGAATCCATGCGTATTTTCTTAGGCTATATTTCAAAAAGTGCTGACGAAATTGTTAAAGCAACAGAAGAGTTAAAGAAGAAGAATCTTATTGGCATGCGCCCACACTCAATTCTTATTAAAGACTACGAGCGTGAATGTGATGAAGTGCAACGTTCGTCTATTAAGCAATTATTTTTAAATGAAAAAGATCCAATTCGAATTATTAAATTTAAAGATATATATGAACAACTTGAAGATATCGCTGATCATTGTCAAAACGTTGCAAATACAATGGAAACAATTATCATGCGTAACGCGTAA
- a CDS encoding inorganic phosphate transporter, whose amino-acid sequence MNTIIILTVLVVIFALTFDFINGFHDTANAIATSVSTRALPPRVAIIMAATMNFIGAITFVGVAKALTKDIVDPFSLNAFQGDTTGSVVILAALISAIIWNLLTWYFGIPSSSSHTLIGSIAGAAVASAGFGVLNYGGFTKIIMALVLSPILAICAGFIMMTLFKLWFKNLNLYRTNKGFRTMQIFTAAIQSFTHGTNDAQKAMGIMTMALIAGGLHTGDDIPFWVRAAAATAMGLGTSIGGYKIIKTVGGKIMKIRPVNGVAADLASASIIFGATLIHLPVSTTHVISSSIMGVGSAQRVRGVNWGMARKIVTTWIITMPISAVMAAIIYFLLSLFF is encoded by the coding sequence ATGAACACAATCATTATACTAACCGTACTGGTCGTTATCTTTGCCCTAACATTTGACTTTATCAATGGCTTCCATGATACAGCAAATGCTATCGCAACTTCAGTTTCCACTAGAGCATTGCCACCACGTGTAGCTATCATTATGGCAGCGACGATGAACTTTATCGGAGCTATTACCTTCGTTGGTGTTGCAAAGGCTTTAACAAAAGATATTGTAGATCCATTCTCTTTAAATGCCTTTCAAGGAGACACGACAGGCTCAGTCGTTATTTTAGCAGCATTAATCTCCGCTATTATTTGGAACTTACTAACATGGTATTTCGGTATTCCATCGAGTTCTTCACATACTCTGATTGGGTCCATTGCTGGTGCAGCAGTTGCATCTGCTGGCTTCGGAGTTCTAAACTATGGCGGTTTTACTAAAATCATTATGGCCTTAGTGCTTTCACCAATCCTTGCGATTTGCGCTGGCTTTATTATGATGACATTGTTTAAATTATGGTTTAAAAACTTAAATTTATATCGTACGAATAAAGGCTTCCGTACGATGCAAATTTTCACCGCTGCCATTCAATCTTTTACACATGGTACAAACGATGCACAAAAGGCAATGGGGATTATGACGATGGCGTTAATCGCTGGTGGTTTGCATACAGGAGATGATATTCCTTTCTGGGTACGAGCTGCAGCAGCAACTGCAATGGGGCTTGGTACCTCTATTGGTGGCTATAAAATTATTAAAACAGTCGGCGGTAAAATCATGAAAATCCGTCCTGTAAACGGAGTTGCAGCAGATTTAGCTTCTGCATCAATTATCTTCGGTGCTACATTAATTCACCTACCAGTATCCACAACACACGTTATTTCCTCCTCTATCATGGGTGTTGGCTCTGCACAACGTGTACGTGGTGTAAACTGGGGAATGGCGCGTAAAATCGTAACTACTTGGATTATTACAATGCCAATTTCTGCTGTAATGGCAGCTATTATTTACTTTTTATTATCTTTATTCTTTTAA